The genomic stretch GACGCCACCAACGAAGATCGCCGCGGTCGATTCGAACGGAAGGTACATTCCCACGGCGATGAGCATGGGCGAAGGCGCTTTGATCAGAATCAGCGCCACCGCCAGGAATATTCCCACGATGACGAGGGGCCAGGCCATCTCACCGCCGACGATCCCGCGTGCCATGAGAGCCATGAGGCCGGCTTGGGGAGCGGGGAGCTCCGCCGAGCCGATGATGTAGACCTTGTGGAGGGCGCTCAAGGGCCAAGCCAGAACCAGAGCGGCCGCCACGACGCCGAGGATCTCGCCGGTCTCCATCCGCCATGGGGTCCCGCCGAGGATGTGGCCCACCTTGAGGTCCTGAAGCATGTCGCCGGCGATGCCGGCCGCGCAACAGACGACGCCCGCAACACCGAGGACGGCGGCAACCCCCCGGACATCCGTCAGGCCGATCGCGACCATGAGCACCGCCGACAAGAGAAGCGCGGAAAGCGTCAGGCCGGAGATCGGATTGTTGGAGCTACCGATCAGTCCGACGAGATAGCCAGCGACCGCGGCAAAAAGAAACCCCAGGATGACCATGACGATGGTGAGCAAAAGCGCTCCACCGAAGGCCCGAGCGAAGTAGAAGTACAAAGCGAGCGTGGCGATGCTGGCGACGAAGATAGCGGCCCCCGTCTTCTTGAAATCGAGGTCGATCTCCGTCCGATCGGACGTGGCGCCCGTTTTGAGGCTGATGTTCTCGATGGCCTTGCGAATGCCCTCGACGAGAGATCGCCTCAAGTTGAAGAGTGTATAAAAGGCGGCGATGATCATCGTACCGACTGCCAGGGGCCTCACTTGCCTGAGCCAGATCGCGGTCGCGAGGTTGGAATCCACTGGCTGGTTCCAGGAGGGGTTGAGGAACGTTGCGAGCGGCACGAGCATGAGCCATCCCACCACCGCGCCGGCGAAGAGGACCGCCGAGATCCGAAATCCCACGATGAAGCCGACGCCCATGAGCGCCGGGGACACGGCGGGGCTGGCGAGGTGCAAGCCGCCACCATAGCCGATTTGCTCTTGAGCGATCTGAATCGAGGAACGCGAGAATGCGACGAAGCGACTGGCGCTGTCGGCGATGAAGTGGATCCCGTTCGAATTCTTGAACAGCTCCCAGGCAGCGGCGAGCCCCATGGCGCCGAACACGAACGAGGCGCCCGTCTCTCCACCCTGGCCGGCCTTCACGATCTCTGCCGCGGCGACGCTCTCGGGGTAAGGAAGATCAGCCTCGACCACCAAGGTGCGTCTGAGCACGATGATGAAGAGCACCCCCAACACTCCTCCGATGAGCATGATGAAGGTGCTTTCCCAGTAATGGATCTCTTCCCATGCCCCGGCGATCACGAAAGCCGGGATGGTGAAAATGGCGCCGGCAACGAGGGCCTCTCCGACCGAGGCGG from Vicinamibacteria bacterium encodes the following:
- a CDS encoding oligopeptide transporter, OPT family, whose product is MDPKPHVPYVPASSTMPELTFKAVFLGALMAVVLGMANAYLGMKAGLTVAATFPAAVVAMAALRPLRGTVLEENIARTTASVGEALVAGAIFTIPAFVIAGAWEEIHYWESTFIMLIGGVLGVLFIIVLRRTLVVEADLPYPESVAAAEIVKAGQGGETGASFVFGAMGLAAAWELFKNSNGIHFIADSASRFVAFSRSSIQIAQEQIGYGGGLHLASPAVSPALMGVGFIVGFRISAVLFAGAVVGWLMLVPLATFLNPSWNQPVDSNLATAIWLRQVRPLAVGTMIIAAFYTLFNLRRSLVEGIRKAIENISLKTGATSDRTEIDLDFKKTGAAIFVASIATLALYFYFARAFGGALLLTIVMVILGFLFAAVAGYLVGLIGSSNNPISGLTLSALLLSAVLMVAIGLTDVRGVAAVLGVAGVVCCAAGIAGDMLQDLKVGHILGGTPWRMETGEILGVVAAALVLAWPLSALHKVYIIGSAELPAPQAGLMALMARGIVGGEMAWPLVIVGIFLAVALILIKAPSPMLIAVGMYLPFESTAAIFVGGV